One Schlesneria paludicola DSM 18645 DNA segment encodes these proteins:
- a CDS encoding NAD-dependent epimerase/dehydratase family protein, translating into MQRVLVTGGAGFIGSHLSERLLEMGNEVTILDDLSTGRRENIAAIEKHPLLRVRSGSITDSVLLADVMSKADVVYHMAAAVGVKLVADDPVRTIQTNIYPTEELLRLAAQRNIRVFIASTSEVYGKNPKERWTEEDDLVFGPTSRPRWAYGCSKAIDEFLALAFHRKLGLPVVIGRFFNVVGPRQVGHYGMVIPRFVDAALKGGPVVVYDDGQQVRCFGHVREVVDAVIGLVETPSAHGAVYNIGSDYPVTIRQLAEEIIQRVDPAVKIEFLPYRDAYGDDFEDVRRRVPDVSRLEKTLGRKPTMTLGQILDDIIRWKREQLAAAPQG; encoded by the coding sequence ATGCAACGTGTTCTTGTCACCGGTGGCGCGGGTTTCATTGGCAGTCACCTTTCCGAGCGACTGTTGGAGATGGGGAACGAGGTCACGATCCTCGACGATCTGTCTACGGGCCGGCGCGAAAACATTGCCGCGATCGAAAAGCATCCGTTGCTCCGAGTTCGCTCTGGTTCGATCACGGATTCGGTGCTTCTGGCGGACGTGATGTCCAAAGCCGATGTCGTCTATCACATGGCGGCCGCCGTGGGTGTGAAGCTCGTTGCGGATGACCCGGTTCGAACCATTCAAACAAACATTTATCCCACCGAAGAACTGTTGCGACTGGCTGCGCAACGAAACATCCGCGTGTTCATCGCGTCGACCAGCGAAGTCTACGGAAAGAATCCGAAAGAACGTTGGACTGAAGAAGATGACCTGGTCTTCGGGCCGACGTCTCGACCGCGTTGGGCCTACGGTTGTTCCAAGGCGATCGACGAATTTCTGGCCCTGGCCTTTCATCGCAAGCTGGGGTTACCCGTCGTGATCGGCCGGTTCTTTAATGTCGTCGGTCCACGCCAGGTGGGGCACTATGGCATGGTTATTCCCCGGTTTGTCGATGCGGCACTAAAAGGGGGGCCCGTCGTCGTTTATGACGATGGCCAACAGGTCCGCTGCTTCGGGCATGTTCGAGAAGTCGTCGATGCGGTGATCGGTCTGGTGGAAACACCGTCCGCGCATGGTGCCGTCTATAACATCGGCAGTGACTATCCCGTGACCATCCGGCAGTTGGCGGAAGAAATCATTCAACGCGTGGATCCGGCAGTCAAAATTGAGTTTCTGCCGTATCGCGATGCCTACGGCGACGATTTCGAAGATGTCCGCCGTCGAGTTCCCGATGTGTCCCGTCTGGAAAAGACGCTGGGGCGAAAACCAACAATGACGCTTGGCCAGATCCTGGACGACATCATTCGCTGGAAACGCGAA